A single region of the Raphanus sativus cultivar WK10039 chromosome 1, ASM80110v3, whole genome shotgun sequence genome encodes:
- the LOC108855640 gene encoding uncharacterized protein LOC108855640, translating to MPQLDGLDRSRVSTAKLLSVVVDGDYYGGSSAAVPFKWESQPGTPMRLFKRSSGSDSDFNSPVSAPLTPPPSYFGASPSPSSTKPKRANVRSGSLVHKNRSVPSSPAASSSSSSSSMSSVPSSPMRTSDLYGRNSRTPMWYGSKHYNASRSSGCYGSIIKLFLRDVK from the coding sequence ATGCCTCAACTGGATGGTCTGGATCGCTCTAGGGTCTCCACGGCCAAGCTTCTTTCTGTGGTCGTGGACGGCGACTATTACGGCGGATCCTCTGCAGCTGTTCCCTTCAAATGGGAATCTCAGCCCGGAACTCCAATGAGACTCTTCAAACGATCTTCAGGTTCTGATTCCGATTTCAATTCTCCTGTTTCAGCTCCACTCACACCTCCTCCTTCTTACTTCGgtgcttctccttctccttcctctacAAAACCTAAAAGAGCCAATGTACGTTCTGGTTCCTTGGTCCACAAGAACCGTAGCGTCCCGTCGTCTCCGGCcgcttcatcttcatcatcctcgTCTTCAATGTCTTCTGTGCCATCTTCTCCAATGAGGACTTCGGATTTGTACGGAAGGAACAGCAGAACACCAATGTGGTACGGATCTAAACATTACAATGCTAGTAGGTCTTCAGGATGCTACGGTTCCATCATCAAGCTGTTTCTGAGAGATGTCAAATAG